The Cannabis sativa cultivar Pink pepper isolate KNU-18-1 unplaced genomic scaffold, ASM2916894v1 Contig3, whole genome shotgun sequence genome window below encodes:
- the LOC133033170 gene encoding uncharacterized protein LOC133033170 isoform X2, translating to MRVGYVGTDYKGLQMQRDEHSLSRRLRISLTTFMTRKKRVYSVKVWELNYDNNNGDDGKTSSWSLVHEFEKRGIGFKSKYVVVMAFHPTNGDVLFILFDNIHVYQYDIREDKMEKFYQFLDDPGYHAFGIRLQHFPIVYPFWPTKIPALTSSPIVSALDV from the exons ATGCGAGTTGGCTATGTTGGTACCGATTACAAAG GCTTACAAATGCAACGAGACGAGCATTCATTATCCA GGCGGCTAAGGATTTCACTTACTACCTTCATGACTAGAAAGAAGAGGGTCTATTCTGTCAAAGTATGGGAATTGAATTATGATAATAACAATGGTGATGATGGGAAGACCAGCTCATGGAGTTTGGTGCATGAGTTTGAGAAGAGGGGAATTGGTTTTAAGTCTAAGTATGTGGTTGTGATGGCTTTCCATCCCACCAATGGTGATGTTTTGTTCATTCTATTTGACAATATTCATGTTTACCAATATGATATTAGGGAAGACAAGATGGAAAAATTTTATCAGTTTCTAGATGATCCTGGCTATCATGCTTTTGGAATTCGCCTACAACACTTCCCTATTGTCTATCCATTTTGGCCAACTAAAATTCCTGCCCTCACTTCCTCTCCCATTGTCTCAGCTCTTGATGTTTGA
- the LOC133033170 gene encoding uncharacterized protein LOC133033170 isoform X1: protein MGTLTKEESSYASWLCLQMQRDEHSLSRRLRISLTTFMTRKKRVYSVKVWELNYDNNNGDDGKTSSWSLVHEFEKRGIGFKSKYVVVMAFHPTNGDVLFILFDNIHVYQYDIREDKMEKFYQFLDDPGYHAFGIRLQHFPIVYPFWPTKIPALTSSPIVSALDV from the exons ATGGGAACCCTTACGAAAGAAGAAAGTAGTTATGCGAGTTGGCTAT GCTTACAAATGCAACGAGACGAGCATTCATTATCCA GGCGGCTAAGGATTTCACTTACTACCTTCATGACTAGAAAGAAGAGGGTCTATTCTGTCAAAGTATGGGAATTGAATTATGATAATAACAATGGTGATGATGGGAAGACCAGCTCATGGAGTTTGGTGCATGAGTTTGAGAAGAGGGGAATTGGTTTTAAGTCTAAGTATGTGGTTGTGATGGCTTTCCATCCCACCAATGGTGATGTTTTGTTCATTCTATTTGACAATATTCATGTTTACCAATATGATATTAGGGAAGACAAGATGGAAAAATTTTATCAGTTTCTAGATGATCCTGGCTATCATGCTTTTGGAATTCGCCTACAACACTTCCCTATTGTCTATCCATTTTGGCCAACTAAAATTCCTGCCCTCACTTCCTCTCCCATTGTCTCAGCTCTTGATGTTTGA
- the LOC133033170 gene encoding uncharacterized protein LOC133033170 isoform X3 codes for MRVGYVGLQMQRDEHSLSRRLRISLTTFMTRKKRVYSVKVWELNYDNNNGDDGKTSSWSLVHEFEKRGIGFKSKYVVVMAFHPTNGDVLFILFDNIHVYQYDIREDKMEKFYQFLDDPGYHAFGIRLQHFPIVYPFWPTKIPALTSSPIVSALDV; via the exons ATGCGAGTTGGCTATGTTG GCTTACAAATGCAACGAGACGAGCATTCATTATCCA GGCGGCTAAGGATTTCACTTACTACCTTCATGACTAGAAAGAAGAGGGTCTATTCTGTCAAAGTATGGGAATTGAATTATGATAATAACAATGGTGATGATGGGAAGACCAGCTCATGGAGTTTGGTGCATGAGTTTGAGAAGAGGGGAATTGGTTTTAAGTCTAAGTATGTGGTTGTGATGGCTTTCCATCCCACCAATGGTGATGTTTTGTTCATTCTATTTGACAATATTCATGTTTACCAATATGATATTAGGGAAGACAAGATGGAAAAATTTTATCAGTTTCTAGATGATCCTGGCTATCATGCTTTTGGAATTCGCCTACAACACTTCCCTATTGTCTATCCATTTTGGCCAACTAAAATTCCTGCCCTCACTTCCTCTCCCATTGTCTCAGCTCTTGATGTTTGA